Part of the Ursus arctos isolate Adak ecotype North America unplaced genomic scaffold, UrsArc2.0 scaffold_4, whole genome shotgun sequence genome, GTTAAACTGTGAGGATAGCATCCCCTGTGTAGAgcatggaggaggagaagagctGGTTAATGACAACTCTGGTGAGCATCTGGGTGTGAGAGGCATATGTAGAAGAGGAGGACACTACCAGCAGTCTCAACAAATCTCCATGTTCAAGAATTTGGACAAAGCAGCTATAGTATTGTATTATAGTGAAATTTCAAATGCTTCAGTATCAATATTGATAAAGTCTTCATGTGCAAAATTTGAAATGATAGAAATTCTGTCCTCTCtcccaatttaaaaatttaaaattcttcaacAAAGGTATTTCAGAGCTGGTGGGTAGAGTGAATTgtaattatttgtatattatcACCATGGGGCAGGGCCACTTTTTCCAGTAAACAGAAATACCTGTCGTTGGATTAGTTCAAACACAAGGTCATTAGGAATCCATTGTTTGCCTAAAATGTCATTGCCCCTCTGTTCAAGTTGCAAAGAAAGGACTAGGTGGCTTCAGTGTCATAATATCAGAGAAAAAGACTTAGTATTTGATTAGATGGTATAGAGGTCGTGgtaaattttttaagaagtgttGGTGACTTCAAATGGATTGagaattgaatgaaaatattggaaataaagcATGTAGATATATCAGAGGGTTTGTTGAAAAGTAAAAGTGGTggatcagtgattttttttaaagtctgggaGACTGAAGTAGGTTGGTAGACCAAGAGGAAAATCTACAAGTTGAATGTACATTAAAGAGAGATAATTGAGCAAGACCCTGGAGGAGGCCAGAAGAGCTTAGCAGCCCTAAGTTGGAGTATTGTCTCTGAACAACAGGGGGAGATATTTCATCTTCCTGAGAATGGGCAACTTCGAGTTCGGTAGGTTGTATCTCTGTTTTCCTGAAGTGGGAGGTGAGGTCAGCTGCAGAGAATAGTAAAGGGCTGGATAAGGGAGGCTAAAGGAGTGGTTAAAGTTGCTCTGAAGGAAATCCATGGAACTGGGGAGCTAAGGAACACATTACAAGAGCATAGGCACATTGGGGGATCCCAGTGAGTCCTCAGTGAATTTACCTGTCTGCAGGGTGTAGAATTTTGCTTCCTAGCAATAGCAGCtgtctgggggtggggttgggaagGGTTTGTTGTAGGATTCAGGGTGGGATTTTCTGATCAGTCAATGCGCTGGCAAGGCCAATGGTGTAGGAGAGATTATTTGTGAGACTGATGCACATGTTCTAAGTTCTCCAGCTTTAATGTGCATGCCACTTGGGCATCAGGAGGTCTTAGGTGGGGGTCTATGCTGAAACTGCTGTTCCATTGTCATTTTGAGTAGTGAAGACACAGAGTTGATCTGGGAATGAGGCCAGGAGAGGCTTCATCAGCCAGGCGAAATGAGGACTGGAGCATCCAGTTAGGTTGGAGAGAGGATACAGGTGAGATGAGAACTGGAAGAATGGAGGAACTGTGGGCTGAGACTAGGAAAGTACGAAGACTTGAAGTCAAACAATTCCAAGTGAGGACCCATGGCAGAATTTAGTCCTGGCTGTGGCAGCTGAAACGGGATGGCGGCAGAAATCCTGGGAAGCGTACGGATGGACAACTGAACTCCTTGAGGAAGCAGACAGGGATTGGGGCAAAGTATGAAGTTTTCCGGTGAATAGGGGGCCATAGATTTAAAGAGATGACCGTACTGTGGAAGGGCAGTGATGCCCATTCAGGACTTTTTATAGGAGAACCCAAGTTGGAAGTTGTCTGAAAGTGGCCCCCAGCTTGGAGAATGCCTTTCCGTCACCAGTCTGCCCTACAGCATACGGGATCTTAGAATAAGCAGCCTCCACAGTCTAGATCGTGCAAGTGAAAACTTGAGACGTTGAATCTCTAGGGGACGTGTGTAAAATATAAGGGGGGAGTTTAGGCACAACTTAAACCGCTATCCTCTTGATCTTAAAAAAGGCTCACCGTCTGGGGAGGAATTAGACTGATAGAGCTATTGAGGTATTTTGTAATTATCAGAGCCCAGGACTCATATAGAAACAGGTAAGTTCACTTATTTAAGTCTCTGGGCCAGGAAACTGCTATTGCAGCAAGTGGCTTCTAGTTTATGATTCTAGCAGAGAAACAGCAATGGTGACTTTCTAAGAAAACGTAAGTGACACTACTCAGTTGGCTGGGTAAAGGTAGGGAAAAAGTCGTAGTCAAGGTCAGACTTACGATTCCTACATTCTCAAAGTAAAGGCTAGAAACCCTTGGCATAAATTGATCTTGCCATTGGCATCTATAAATGGGACTAGAACTAACTTTTGAATTCTGTTCACTTTGAAAGAATGTTGCTGAAGAAAATACAAGAGTACTGTATTCCTTATATGGAGTCGTCGAGCACAGTGGTACCATGAGGTCAGGGCATTATACTGCCTATGCCAAGGCCAGAGCTGCAAATAGTCATCTCTCTAATCTTGTTCTCCACGGTGATATTCCACAAGGTAAGAGGTCTTGGAAAATTCTGGTATTCAGATTATGGCAAAACCCCAAAATAATGAACTTGAATCTTCCCActtacatttaattttgtttctccaCAGATTTTGAAATGCAGTCAACCAAAGGGCAGTGGTTTCACATCAGTGATACACACGTGCAAGCTGTGCCTACAGCTAAAGTTCTGAACTCACAAGCGTACCTCCTGTTTTATGAGAGAGTACTGTAATAGTTCCTAAGAGTGCTTTCTCCAGAAACAAGCTTATGGCTTTTAAAATGGctgtaattaataataataataaagaagtaaAGACTAACTGTAAAATCATGTTCACTTAAACACATGCCAGAAGAGatcatgtttattaaaatattgaaggGAAAATACCTAAAAATTTACAATGGTTTTGTATTGTCATAGTGGTTTTTATTCTTGCTTCCAGTTTCTGGAAAGGATTCTGAATTCCTTAAGTCTTCTGTGCTTAAATATGTCTGGGTGGTGGGTTGTAACATCAATAAACTGACTTACCCCAAAACTTGTTTTATTACTTGGAGGATTTCAAGTTGTGTTCTTACCCAAGcaggtaacatttaaaaaaaaaaaagtttcagactGGCTAATGAAActtcaagtgtatttttaaaacgtGTTGATTATATAAGCACTGACATTTGATATTGGTGGTAGTATATACTTGGAAGATATACTGAAGTCTATAATTCTGATGCCATCCAGTGTACATAAACGGGTGTGGGCTGAACTGCACTTGTTCTGCGCCAATTGTTAACTGACCCAAGGTAGATACTCCCGAGACTCTGAAGTAATTTGATACCAGGTCCCCTTCATGCCACCATGCCAGAGAAAATGTCCGTTTACCCAAGCCAACCAGCATTGCCAAGTTGCTTATAATCCTAAGAGCCTTAAGGATACCAAGCTTGTCTAAACTTTCATTAATTACTCTTAACACTTGTTGACTTTAAGACCCAGTCAGTCCTACTGGTTccaaaattcttttcaaatactaaaaatataaattttaatttttttaaatataaaacttcagTGTTACTCAGAGACCTTACATAACCAACACATATAGTAGATGTCCCATAAAATCAGTTAAcctattattttttccaaactcCTGAGTTTAAGAAAAAACGAGATGCACTTTATAAAAACTGACTTAACTTATTTGTATTAGCAAATAGATTTTCAGTGGTATTACAAGTATCTTTATACTCTACTACTGGACTGTATGTTAAGTTAGCCATTCAATAAATCATTCATTGGTACTAAAACAAGTCCTCTCAAGTCTTAGAATTCCCAGAGCAGAGCTGTGAAAAAACTGAAATCCAGTCTGGGAGACAACAGACTTCTTGTAAAGggacagacagtaaatattttaggctttgtagacCACTTAGTCTCTGTCACTACTCCTTTACTCTGCCGTTTCCTTacagaaagcagccacagaccgTATGTACACACaagagcatggctgtgttccaaacGGGCAGCAAGTCAGATATATATTGGAACTGGCTCCTAATTACTTAAGTGGCTTGCCTGAGGTCCCACAGCTAATTTCATTACCAAGGTTGAGATAAACAGGTCATTAACATCCAAGAACAGTGCTCATCAGACGATGAGGCTTTGATACCAACATGTTTATTGTATCATCCAGCTGAGGATATAAACACAAAACACTTCTTAAtttaaggaaaatatgaaaaCGTCAGGCAATTCCTCGACTACTACTACAAATGTAGTCTTCACCTACAGTAAAAACTAAGCCAGTCAATCATTTTGGTCATCATCCCAGTCTTTCTTCCCACTTGGAGGTTTGGGCCCACCGGCTGGTTTTGCCATGAtgatctgagaaaacaaaaaccacaagtACATATAAACTCTacctttaaaatgaatatttttctatttgactGAAGATGAAGCAATAGAAGCGATCTGTTATGTACTGCACAGGAGACACTACCACAAAGCGTGAGCTTCCAGCAATGCTTTGCCGGCTCTGGTGGACATTAACAGCAACGAAACCCACACGTTAGTGAAGGGCATTCTGACATGCACTTCAGTAACTCAATAACCCTATGAGTCAAATGTGAAAAACACCTGCATGCATTACTAGTATAAACCAGTTTGGCACCTGATTTGCTATTTATATATGAAGTTCGTCTTGCCAATCATCTTTATCCCAATTTCCTTGTGGTTTAGGAGCTTTCGGTCCACCTGCCAGTTTTGCCATTATAATCTAAAGTGGTTggtacataaatataaatatatgtaaaagttaAACCCTGAAATTTCCTAGTACCTGTAAATGAAAACCATTCAAGTGGCAGGAAGTGTGTATTCATGGacaattatacaaatatttaGTTTCCTGGTAACTTAAAAGAACACACCAAGAAGCCTCCAATTTGTCTAGAATGTACTAATCAAGTACATTCCAAGTATAACCATCtagcatttttaaaggatttatttgggagaaaaaaaagggggtAGTGGCAGCTTTGGGCTCAAATTTGGGAGAAGCTAAATTAAATTAGCTGGCTTTCCTCAAAGTAGACCTCTCAAACTCTAATGTATATTCTGAATCTAAACTGAAAATAGTATTCACTGCTTCCCAAATTTGTAGGACTAAGAAATCTTTCTGTAGAATATCAAGGGGTTTGGCTTGTCTCAACGCAAACCCTAAAACAACTTCAACTGCCATTTCCAATAGATTCGACACCCCTTTTCAGAAGCTTCTACAGGAAATCTAAACTTGAAATTCTTCAAACAACATTTTACTAAATTGAGGTTAAGTTCAAACTGAATTAAAGGCATTAGGTACAGTTTTAGAACCTGAGTGTAGCTTGATAAAACCACCCAGAACAGTACTCAAAACTAGTAGGCATCAATCACTGGAGAGCTTATTTAAAGACTGCTGGGCCTCCTCccggagtttctgattcagtgggccTGTTAGGGGCCCTGAGAATTTGCTTTTTTAGCAAAATCGTAGGGGATCCTGATGCTGTTCATTTAGGGACTATAATTTCAGAACTAGTGAAATACACATTTGAACAAAGATGAATCCAGCTCTATGTTAGTCAACATTTAGCTGAAATGTACTAAATACTATTTAAAactgtaacagaaaaaaaacccaaactttttTGGGGGCATTTTAGCATctctaagatgaaaaataaagaaatacccCTTTGGCTAGAATAACCAGTTCTATGAAAACACACTATTGAACCATATAAAAATTAGTACTTTTAAAGACCAAAATTAAAGATCAAAATTTCACTTGTCACTCACCTGATCCACTCTGAGAACAGTGACGGCAGCATTCGTAGCCAGTTTGATAGCCCAGTATTTTCCCAAGTAAGTGTCTAGAATACCAGCTTCCAACATGTCCTTTACAGCAGGAACTTCAGCCTGTCAACACAAAaacaattttcattcttttactttaaatTGTTGAATGTGAAAATGTTTAGTTCCTTATGTAGCAAGTTGCCAGGTGAAAGTACTCCCCTACGCGCACTATTAAACAAAGGTTATTCAAAGGAAAACAGTATCGGACAAACTGTGAAAGCTTTTGTTACGAAAATCATTTGCTTACAAATCAGAACATTTTCTGACTGAGTTTCCCCTCTAAACTTAACCActtccatttttacattttacattcgTAAAGTAAGTTCAtagtgtttgttttttcaaatacctCAATATCTAAtccaacatttttatttccttcttgatGTACTGCATAAAGTTTGGAGATGACTTCGTTGGCCTTAACTCCAGAATTTTCTGCCAGTGCCCGCGGAATAGCTTCAAATGCCTCAGCAAACTTCTTAATGGCATACTGTTCAAGTCCAGGACATGtctaaaacaaaaatgtgtttagCACTGTACTTTATTCAAGGAACACGACAAAAGTCAATTTATACAGAGTAAGCTATACCTCTCCGTAGGATGTGATCTGTTTGGCTAACTCAATTTCTGTTGCTCCACCTCCAGGAACAAGGCGTTTATCCTAGAGTatgtagtcaaaaaaaaaaaaaaaaaaatttactaagaAGCAATTTATAGTTTTCTAATCTTCTCAGATTATAGTACTCCACCAGACTAGAGCTTTTAATCAAGCACTGTTACACAAATTctaactataatttttttaaacaatggagTGATTTGGGCAAATTACCTTACAGTCCATAGTTTCTGGTATATGAAAAGGGAGAACCAAAGTTAAGAATGGGAACAGCACACAACACCTTACCCGCATTTCCATAGACACAGCACTAAGAATGATGCTTATGCAACTAAAGGTAcatttaaaatcaaaaacaacCATAAACTAACTTTTTATAACAGTTAAAATCAAAACCCTTGCTttgctgtttatttcttcatgtaatcattttggaaaactatCATACTCATCAATGGACACTGCAGTCTTAAATAAAAAAGGTACTTTGCTTTTACACCAGCCATTCATTTTGAAGTTCTCCGCCAACTATGTCTGAAGCCTTACAAATTACTAAATTAAGATTATTGCTAATACTGACCCTTGTGAGAACTTTGAAAGTATTAACACCATCATCTACCGCCCTTTCTATATCATCCATCAGATTGTCTGTAGAGCCTCGAAGTACTATGGTAGAAATGGCACCATCTTCCTTTTCTgtcaagaaatttaaatatattattagtaCAAGCAAATGACACCCCACACTTAAATAAACATCCTTGACCACTGCTACATACCATGCTTAAAAACCACCACCTGTGTGTCTCCAACTTCTGAGAGGTAAACATTGTCACAATGTCCCATTTCTTCAAGGACAGGAGCAGTCTAAAAGAAAGTGACTGTTGCAATAAAAGTAATTCAAATAGGTACAACTACATTTTAATGTTGTCCAAAATACATACCAATCTAGGAAGAGCTGTAGCACCAACTGTTTTACAGAGCCTTCTGAGATCCCACTTTGaattcaacctttaaaaaaaaaacccaaagacctTAAGAGAAGTTTAAATTCCATCAGATACATAACAAAATGCAGAGATGAAACAGGAACTGTACACTGGTCCCCAAGTCACATTCCTGATTCCGAATCTAAGCTCAATAGGTCTGGACTGCACAGCGCAATCCAGACATAGGTCTACGTAGATGCCATTATTCTAAAATTGGGAAAGTTCAAGACTCACTAGAATGTCACGAATTCTAAAACACTAAGTTCTAAAACACTACGGCAGGCCTGGTATATAGAAAACTTTTGCTGTACTCTGGGCAATCACAGGAGCCCCAAGGAAGAGATTACATTGCATATTTGGTCAGGTGCTGGGAGGGGTGGGAATGGGTAGGTAAGTTGTCCTCTGTGCCCCATAAATGGGTTTATGGATCCCATACCCTGACCGCGTGCACCAGACTTGAGTCTGGTCTCTCAAGCTGCAGCTTTTGACTGcaatgcttcttcctctccctcttcaaaTAATATCTGTTGATTGGTCCTTCAGCTCTCAGTATAAATATAAGTTTTCTCAAAGGCGTTTCCAGTCCCTCTAGATCAAGTTAAGTCCTGTTATTATTTGATCCAACATCTtctacttgcctttttttttttttttttaagattttatttattctacagagatagagacagccagcgagagagggaacacaagcagggggagtgggagaggaagaagcaggctcatagtggaggagcctgatgtggggctcgatcccataacgccaggatcacaccctgagccgaaggcagacgcttaactgctgtgccacccaggcgcccctacttgccCTTAAGAGTCATGAATTCATGGTGTATTGACGATGTCTGGTGTTTCACCACCAGAAGGCTATTTACATAACAGAAATGCAGTCTCACCTCACCAACATGATATTGTACTTATTTGCATAATGAAGAGCCATGTCTGCCACTTTGCCACCTGTTACGATGACATTGGCACCGGTATCAGCTATCGCTTTGACTTGTGCATCCATGAGATTTTCTTCTCCCTTACTAAAATTCATCAATTCTTCAGCCGTCTTTATCAGTACTGTTCCCTAGCAAAACAAGCAAGCATGCTCTTTAGAACCATTTTACTACTTTGGTGTTTGAAGTCAGAGagtaatatttactgaataaagatttggcaaaaaaaaaaaaaaaagaaaataattatacatgCATTATGAAACAGAATTGTGCATGAAACTCATAGAAACTCAGCTTACTGCTAGAGCCCCCTCACTCCTAAAACTGACGCATTTTGCTCTGACAGGCACTTTGTTGGAAAAGTTGGAGAAACACTGTTATTTTAGATATGCTGGGCAGGTGTCTTGGCGTTTCTTTTGACAAACGTCAATTAGTGTACTAGAACCACCATGTTGTGGTTCTCGAAGTTTTTCTGAACTTTTCTAAAATGACTCCCCCTGACCCATCTACAACCTGTGAAACTTTCAAAGCCATCAACTCAGATTTTACAAATTCTAGGGACAAAGACAGACGTGACCTATAAACAAGAACGTCAAACTTtctaacaatgtatttttaaaaacaaacctataattttcaaattttattagcATGTTTTCATTTCAGGACTCTGTAGGATCTCAACTTCAAAATATACTGATGAAGAGCACACAGTACTCATAATCCGTGAGCATTTTACTTGCTGAGCATGTAAGAACTACTAGGAGTTAAGAGCTGCGTATCAGAACATAAACTATAGGGCTACCATTTCACGTTTCAAATTTAGTATGAGTTAGGTATCCAAAAAAGAATAGGAATCtgagtttaagaaacaaatacaacTCTGCAATCTTCAATAATTATGCAATAGAGCAATCTCTACCTAAAAACTTAAGAATCATAGAACAGTAATCTGAAAAGGCAACGTCAAATTTTTACCTTTAAGGTTTTGAAGTCTACATACCTTAGTTTCAGTTATCATGCcatcaaaaggacaagaatacACTGCTATTTTCGCATTTTTGACAGATGTTACATCACCTTCGGTTTCCTTCTTAAAAACCATGCCATGTAATACTGAAGAGGAATAGATGCCAGAGCCCTGAGATTGGATATGAAAATCATCAGTGATCTCAACAAAATGACATTAGGGCTCAGCTGTTGATTTTGCATGTACCAAAAAGACCAGTTTCTAAATAAAGTAATATACCAAGGCAGTGACTCCTGGGAATAAGGGGTACggtggcagagggaaagcacaggagtctgcttgaggtagAAATCACTCTCAGAATGAGCCACTGGTAAGAGGGGGCTGCAGGCCTTCAGTGCACTGGGAGCAACTGAAGACAGAGAACAGCTGCTCTGAGCCACTCCTTCACTCACTCACCAAATACTCGGTGCCAAGGCA contains:
- the CCT8 gene encoding T-complex protein 1 subunit theta isoform X2; protein product: MALHVPKAPGFAQMLKEGAKHFSGLEEAVYRNIQACKELAQTTRTAYGPNGMNKMVINHLEKLFVTNDAATILRELEVQHPAAKMIVMASHMQEQEVGDGTNFVLVFAGALLELAEELLRIGLSVSEVIEGYEIACRKAHEILPDLVCCSAKNLRDVDEVSSLLHTSIMSKQYGNEVFLAKLIAQACVSIFPDSGHFNVDNIRVCKILGSGIYSSSVLHGMVFKKETEGDVTSVKNAKIAVYSCPFDGMITETKGTVLIKTAEELMNFSKGEENLMDAQVKAIADTGANVIVTGGKVADMALHYANKYNIMLVRLNSKWDLRRLCKTVGATALPRLTAPVLEEMGHCDNVYLSEVGDTQVVVFKHEKEDGAISTIVLRGSTDNLMDDIERAVDDGVNTFKVLTRDKRLVPGGGATEIELAKQITSYGETCPGLEQYAIKKFAEAFEAIPRALAENSGVKANEVISKLYAVHQEGNKNVGLDIEAEVPAVKDMLEAGILDTYLGKYWAIKLATNAAVTVLRVDQIIMAKPAGGPKPPSGKKDWDDDQND
- the CCT8 gene encoding T-complex protein 1 subunit theta isoform X1, with the protein product MALHVPKAPGFAQMLKEGAKHFSGLEEAVYRNIQACKELAQTTRTAYGPNGMNKMVINHLEKLFVTNDAATILRELEVQHPAAKMIVMASHMQEQEVGDGTNFVLVFAGALLELAEELLRIGLSVSEVIEGYEIACRKAHEILPDLVCCSAKNLRDVDEVSSLLHTSIMSKQYGNEVFLAKLIAQACVSIFPDSGHFNVDNIRVCKILGSGIYSSSVLHGMVFKKETEGDVTSVKNAKIAVYSCPFDGMITETKGTVLIKTAEELMNFSKGEENLMDAQVKAIADTGANVIVTGGKVADMALHYANKYNIMLVRLNSKWDLRRLCKTVGATALPRLTAPVLEEMGHCDNVYLSEVGDTQVVVFKHEKEDGAISTIVLRGSTDNLMDDIERAVDDGVNTFKVLTRDKRLVPGGGATEIELAKQITSYGETCPGLEQYAIKKFAEAFEAIPRALAENSGVKANEVISKLYAVHQEGNKNVGLDIEAEVPAVKDMLEAGILDTYLGKYWAIKLATNAAVTVLRVDQIIMAKLAGGPKAPKPQGNWDKDDWQDELHI